In Phycisphaeraceae bacterium, the genomic stretch GGCATCGCGGTGTTCAGTTGGGCTTTGGTCCCGCTGGGACTGGCGATCCCCTACTTCCTGGCTCTGATCGCAGCGATCTGGATCATCTGGGGTGTCGGTCGCGCGGTTCACCTTGGCGGGTTGCTCCAGCGTCTGCTCTACCTGGTGGCATTGCCCATGTTCCTGATGCCGGTGCTGCTCAAGCCCGATGCTTACATGTGGCTGCATGTCCCGGCTTTGTTCCACCTCCGCTGGGTCTTCGTGCTGCTGATGGTGATTCCGGGGCTGGCGTACCTCGTGCTGGCTCGCCCGCGTGATGAGTTTGGTTACGCGGTCGGCGACAACCCCTGGCACGCTAATTCACTGGAGTGGTGCACCAGCTCTCCGCCGCCATTCGTCAACTTCCCCGAGATCCCGACGGTTTATCGCGGTCCGTACGAGTTCAGTTCGCCTGTGGTTAAGGAGGACTACCTACCACAACCGCAGCAGCTCCCGCCGGGTGTTGTGGAACCTGCGGGTCACTAACCACGGAGAGCTTCCTGCTGTAATTAACCTTCGTTTATGTATCCGAACGTACCTCGATTCTTTGAATGAACCCTGGCCAACAACATCCCGTGGTGACTCCCTCTCGTGAAGGGGTGATCCAAGGCGCAGCCGACAGACAGGGCGTGTCTGTTCTCTATCGTCCCGCTCTCCAGGACTTCGCATGGGTGCTCACCGCGCTTACGTTGGCTCTGCTGGCTCTGGGCGGAACGGTGACGAGCAAAGGCGTCGGCCTGTCAGTACCTGACTGGCCGACCACTTACAACTACAACATGTTCCTGTTTCCCCCCTCAATGTGGCAGGGTGGGATCTTCTGGGAACACACTCATCGGCTCTGGGCATCCGGCGTCGGATTTCTCACGATCATTCTCGCGGTCTGGCTTTGGATTACCCAAGCATCTCGCCCCTGGCTGCGAATTCTCGGGATCTTCGCTCTTGTTCTGGTCATCGTGCAGGGCATCATGGGCGGTTTTCGTGTGACGTTTGTCAATCACTGGCCGTCACTTGCCACACCACTGGCGGTGGCACACGGCATCACCGGCCAGCTTTTTCTCTGTGTGTTGCTGGTGATCGCTATGGCCACAGGTCGCTGGTGGATTCAGCGTACCGCATCGGCCGCTGAAATCTGCCACTCAGTCAGCCGCAGCCTGAGACTGGCGACAACCTGCCTCATCATCGCTCTGCTCGTGCAACTGAGTCTGGGAGCAATGATCCGCCATTACGGTGCAGGCATCGCAATCCCTGACTTTCCGACTTCCTACGGCCACATCATTCCGCCATTGACCAATGATGGAATCCGGGCTGCG encodes the following:
- a CDS encoding COX15/CtaA family protein; translation: MNPGQQHPVVTPSREGVIQGAADRQGVSVLYRPALQDFAWVLTALTLALLALGGTVTSKGVGLSVPDWPTTYNYNMFLFPPSMWQGGIFWEHTHRLWASGVGFLTIILAVWLWITQASRPWLRILGIFALVLVIVQGIMGGFRVTFVNHWPSLATPLAVAHGITGQLFLCVLLVIAMATGRWWIQRTASAAEICHSVSRSLRLATTCLIIALLVQLSLGAMIRHYGAGIAIPDFPTSYGHIIPPLTNDGIRAAMDEIPYDQGPHAYYTVAQVGVNFAHRVWALIVIAAAVVVIAKASLAFPDEGAIRRPLIFLAGLLIAQVALGATVIWTGRHPEIATAHQATGALVLATAVYIAIRVRIVSRYGVVSNPSSDPAHSSTPNGAITLGGVKA